One genomic segment of Thunnus albacares chromosome 18, fThuAlb1.1, whole genome shotgun sequence includes these proteins:
- the LOC122968657 gene encoding protein AMBP-like → MQKAVVLVSLLVLGWTWTIQGLPVIPEPLYPTQENFDLARFLGTWHDIAKATTCTHMHKYKGDAAIGKLVLQRSTTQGKIKMTRNVLRHGTCKEIFGDYELTTTPGRFFYHNTNWAADVDAYVVHTNYNEYAILIMSKQKSSGNKTISVKLYSRTMEVRPTVLDDFKTLVRQQGMSDNTIIIKQNKGDCVPGQQVAKPTPQSEPQRVKRSVVPTLVADLEGSGDDTPLFNGTEACKAAPDTGPCFGMHQRYYYNSSAMSCEIFKFGGCLGNQNNFHSERECLQRCRTEAVCRLPLAPQPCTGHPLIWAFDSSIGLCLPYKPGYCQANANKFYSKAECEEYCGVVKDDPELLRLD, encoded by the exons ATGCAGAAAGCGGTAGTTCTGGTTTCTCTCCTGGTCCTGGGATGGACCTGGACCATCCAGGGTCTCCCTGTAATCCCAGAACCTCTCTACCCCACACAGGAAAACTTTGATCTGGCCAGG TTTTTGGGAACTTGGCACGATATTGCCAAGGCAACTACATGTACCCATATGCATAAATACAAGGGAGATGCAGCCATTGGCAAACTGGTCCTGCAGAGAAGTACCACCCAGGGCAAAATCAAGATGACTCGAAATGTACTCAG ACATGGAACATGCAAAGAGATCTTTGGGGACTATGAGTTGACCACCACACCTGGACGATTCTTCTACCATAATACAa ATTGGGCGGCAGATGTTGATGCCTATGTGGTTCACACAAACTACAATGAGTATGCGATACTAATAATGAGCAAACAGAAATCATCAGGGAATAAGACCATCTCTGTTAAGCTTTACA GTAGGACCATGGAGGTGAGACCGACTGTGCTGGATGACTTCAAAACACTGGTCAGACAGCAGGGAATGAGTGACAACACCATTATCATTAAACAGAACAAAG GTGACTGTGTTCCTGGACAGCAGGTGGCAAAGCCAACACCTCAGTCTGAGCCGCAG AGGGTGAAGAGAAGTGTTGTGCCTACTCTGGTTGCAGATTTGGAGGGTTCTGGTGATGACACACCTCTGTTCAATGGGACAG aGGCCTGTAAAGCAGCACCAGACACAGGACCATGTTTTGGGATGCACCAGCGTTACTACTACAACTCCTCCGCAATGAGCTGCGAGATCTTCAAGTTCGGAGGTTGTTTGGGCAACCAGAACAACTTTCATTCTGAGAGAGAGTGTCTGCAGAGATGTCGCACTGAGG CTGTGTGTCGTCTGCCCCTGGCACCCCAACCCTGCACAGGACATCCACTCATCTGGGCCTTTGACTCCTCCATCGGTCTGTGTTTGCCCTACAAACCTGGCTATTGCCAGGCCAATGCCAACAAGTTCTACAGCAAGGCTGAGTGTGAGGAGTACTGCGGAGTGGTCAAAGATG ATCCTGAGCTCCTGAGATTGGACTGA
- the slc27a4 gene encoding long-chain fatty acid transport protein 4 yields MLRLSCCTALLFVLRLLVGLPWYQVLPAILIFYLGSGGWSFLQIFAKTVGRDLHAAVVLLRVKMNVRRHLKEKNTIPKIFAETVRRHGDKTALIFEGTGERWTFHQLDEYSNKVANLLLQRGFKEGDVVALFMENRSQYVGLWLGMAKIGIEAALINFNLRLEALVHCVTISNAKAVVFGSELTDAMTEIHSSMGKSVQLFCSGDWDAKRVPQGTECLEPLLAAAPSHLPSRPQRCFTDRLFYIYTSGTTGMPKAAIVVHSRYYRMAALVYYGFRMTSDDVLYDCLPLYHSAGNIVGVGQCIIHGMTVVIRKKFSASRFWDDCVKYNCTIVQYIGEICRYLLNQPIRDMEKQHRVRMALGNGLRQSIWEEFMNRFNIPQIAEFYGATECNCSLGNFDNKVGACGFNSQILPFIYPIRLVRVDEETMELIRGPDGVCIPCKPGEPGQLVGRIIQNDPLRRFDGYVNQTATNKKIAQSVFKKGDSAYLSGDVLVMDECGHMYFKDRTGDTFRWKGENVSTTEVEGTLSRLLDMKDVVVYGVEVPGAEGKAGMAAIADPSHSTDLEKFVKDMDKALPPYAKPVFLRFLQEVNKTGTFKFQKTDLRRDGFDPTVVSDRLYFLDSSRARYVPVDEELYRSILSGKHKL; encoded by the exons TGCGGCGGTAGTGTTATTGAGGGTAAAAATGAACGTCAGACGCCAcctcaaagaaaagaacactaTTCCGAAGATCTTCGCTGAAACAGTCCGCCGCCACGGGGACAAAACAGCACTGATCTTCGAAGGGACTGGGGAGAGATGGACCTTCCACCAGTTAGATGAATACTCCAACAAAGTGGCTAACCTGTTGCTCCAGCGAGGTTTCAAG GAGGGTGACGTGGTGGCCCTTTTCATGGAGAACAGGTCCCAGTATGTGGGCCTGTGGCTGGGCATGGCCAAGATCGGAATAGAAGCCGCTCTCATCAACTTCAATTTGAGACTAGAGGCCTTGGTCCACTGTGTCACCATCTCCAATGCCAAGGCTGTGGTGTTTGGGTCAGAGCTGACTGATG CGATGACCGAGATCCACAGCTCAATGGGAAAGTCAGTGCAGCTGTTTTGCTCCGGAGACTGGGACGCCAAACGTGTCCCACAGGGAACCGAGTGCCTCGAGCCCCTGCTGGCTGCCGCCCCGTCTCACCTGCCCAGCCGGCCGCAACGCTGCTTCACAG ATCGCCTGTTCTACATCTACACGTCAGGAACCACTGGGATGCCTAAAGCTGCTATCGTTGTGCACAGCAG ATACTACCGCATGGCAGCTTTGGTGTATTATGGCTTCAGGATGACATCAGATGACGTGTTGTATGATTGCCTTCCGCTCTACCACTCAGCAG GTAACATTGTGGGAGTGGGCCAGTGTATAATACACGGCATGACTGTAGTCATCAGAAAGAAGTTCTCCGCCTCTCGTTTCTGGGACGACTGTGTCAAATACAACTGCACT ATTGTGCAGTACATAGGTGAGATCTGCCGGTACTTGCTGAACCAGCCAATTCGGgacatggagaagcagcatcGGGTGCGCATGGCACTGGGCAACGGCCTGCGTCAGTCCATATGGGAGGAGTTCATGAACCGCTTCAATATCCCACAGATCGCAGAGTTCTACGGAGCCACAGAGTGCAACTGCAGCCTGGGCAACTTCGATAACAAG GTTGGAGCGTGTGGCTTCAACAGTCAGATTCTACCCTTCATCTACCCCATCAGACTGGTGAGGGTCGATGAAGAGACCATGGAGCTCATTAGAGGACCTGATGGCGTCTGCATTCCCTGTAAACCTG GCGAGCCTGGCCAGCTAGTCGGCAGGATCATTCAGAATGACCCTCTTCGGAGGTTTGACGGCTATGTCAACCAAACAGCGACCAACAAGAAGATTGCCCAAAGTGTCTTTAAGAAGGGAGACAGTGCCTATCTCTCTG GTGATGTGTTGGTCATGGATGAATGCGGCCACATGTACTTCAAGGACCGGACAGGAGACACTTTCCGCTGGAAAGGAGAGAACGTCTCAACCACTGAGGTGGAGGGGACTCTCAGCAGGCTGCTTGACATGAAAGATGTAGTTGTATATGGAGTAGAAGTACCAG GAGCAGAGGGAAAAGCTGGAATGGCAGCCATCGCTGATCCGTCTCACTCCACTGACCTGGAGAAGTTTGTGAAGGACATGGACAAGGCCCTCCCTCCGTACGCCAAACCTGTCTTCCTCCGTTTCCTTCAGGAGGTCAACAAGACAG GAACGTTCAAATTTCAGAAGACGGACTTGCGTCGGGACGGCTTTGACCCCACCGTGGTGTCAGACAGACTGTACTTCCTGGATTCCAGCAGAGCACGTTACGTGCCGGTGGACGAGGAGCTTTACCGCTCCATACTGTCAGGGAAACACAAATTGTGA
- the LOC122968771 gene encoding carboxypeptidase inhibitor SmCI-like → MVKAVILISVLVLGLTWTLQGLPTEDVAAGKPEDLDSGSDEGFSISNATEFNATEACKAAPEAGPCEAKIPRYFYSSSSMSCKVFTYQGCGGNQNNFKDEKGCLEGCHPDEACTAPPKTGRCKASFQRYFYNSTSMRCEVFIYGGCAGNQNNFKSEKECLRRCQTKELCTAPPATGPCKASFQRYFYNSTSMRCEVFIYGGCAGNQNNFKSEKECLKKCHKQA, encoded by the exons ATGGTGAAAGCTGTGATTCTGATTTCTGTGCTGGTCCTGGGGTTGACATGGACTCTCCAGGGGCTGCCTACGGAGGATGTG GCTGCTGGGAAGCCTGAAGAcctggacagtggctctgatGAGGGCTTTTCTATTAGTAATGCAACTGAGTTCAATGCAACAG AGGCCTGTAAAGCAGCTCCAGAGGCAGGTCCATGTGAGGCAAAAATACCACGTTACTTCTACAGCTCCTCCTCAATGAGCTGCAAAGTCTTCACCTACCAAGGGTGTGGTGGAAACCAGAACAACTTTAAAGATGAGAAAGGGTGTTTGGAGGGATGTCACCCTGATG AGGCCTGTACAGCGCCACCAAAGACAGGTCGATGTAAGGCATCTTTCCAACGTTACTTCTACAACTCCACCTCAATGAGATGCGAAGTCTTCATCTATGGAGGGTGTGCTGGAAACCAGAACAactttaaaagtgaaaaagagtGTCTGAGGAGATGTCAAACTAAAG AGCTGTGTACAGCACCACCAGCGACAGGTCCATGTAAGGCATCTTTCCAACGTTACTTCTACAACTCCACCTCAATGAGATGTGAAGTCTTCATCTATGGAGGGTGTGCTGGAAACCAGAACAactttaaaagtgaaaaagagtGTCTGAAGAAATGTCACAAACAAG CATAA
- the ptgdsa gene encoding prostaglandin D2 synthase a, which produces MRTTVAAVVMVMCSMMVHADVKPQRDFSLQKFAGKWYRVGLAYDSPNFVPYRDKIKASMGIITPLVNGNVNLTMWDVTPVGCVSKLYQYEKTTVPGQFTYFSTRHNMVKDITVVETNYTEFALVLKHKVFNREYTQVALYGRTQRLKPDIIQKFKAFALSRGFSRESILTPPPVENCPPAGSGRQVS; this is translated from the exons ATGAGGACCACAGTGGCcgctgttgtcatggtgatgtgCTCGATGATGGTGCACGCAGACGTGAAGCCACAGAGAGATTTCTCCCTGCAGAAG tttgcAGGGAAGTGGTACCGTGTGGGTCTGGCCTACGACTCTCCAAATTTTGTCCCGTACAGAGACAAAATAAAGGCCTCCATGGGAATCATCACACCACTCGTGAACGGCAACGTTAACCTCACAATGTGGGACGTCAc ACCTGTAGGTTGTGTGAGTAAGCTGTACCAGTATGAGAAGACTACCGTACCTGGACAGTTCACCTACTTCAGCACAC GCCATAACATGGTGAAGGACATCACAGTGGTGGAGACGAACTACACTGAATTCGCTCTGGTTCTCAAACACAAGGTTTTCAACAGAGAGTACACGCAGGTGGCACTTTACG GTCGCACTCAAAGACTCAAACCTGACATCATTCAGAAGTTTAAAGCCTTTGCTTTGTCCCGGGGTTTCTCCAGAGAGTCTATTCTGACTCCACCTCCAGTAG AAAACTGCCCACCAGCGGGATCTGGACGTCAG gTTTCCTGA
- the LOC122969033 gene encoding protein AMBP-like — MQRVVVSLLVLRWAWILQGVPVLTETRVPIQENFDLGQFMGKWYELAVVSTCPHYMQRKRGNPVIRALELKHVASQANFTMTATNFRTGSCTQTSTDYSLTNTPGQFYHYIARFEADVDTYVVHTNYNEFAMMVLLSVERPSGIKTTTVKLYSRTMDVRAAVMDDFKTLVRQRGLSDDTIINNQNRGECTPGEQVTEPTPRSEV; from the exons ATGCAAAGAGTTGTGGTGTCTCTGCTGGTCCTGCGATGGGCCTGGATCCTGCAAGGAGTCCCAGTGCTCACAGAAACTCGTGTCCCCATACAGGAGAACTTTGATTTGGGCCAG TTCATGGGGAAGTGGTATGAGCTGGCAGTGGTTTCTACCTGTCCTCACTACATGCAGCGCAAGAGGGGAAACCCTGTCATTCGTGCACTGGAGCTGAAACATGTGGCATCTCAGGCCAACTTCACAATGACAGCCACTAATTTCAG GACCGGCTCATGTACACAGACATCCACAGATTACAGTTTGACCAACACCCCAGGACAATTCTACCACTACATTGCAA GGTTCGAAGCTGATGTTGACACCTACGTGGTTCATACCAACTATAATGAGTTTGCAATGATGGTTCTGCTGAGCGTAGAGAGACCTTCAGGAATTAAGACCACCACTGTGAAGCTTTACA GTCGAACTATGGATGTGAGGGCTGCTGTGATGGATGACTTCAAAACACTGGTCAGACAACGGGGACTGAGTGACGACACTATCATCAATAATCAGAACAGAG GTGAGTGTACTCCAGGTGAGCAGGTGACAGAGCCCACTCCTAGATCAG AGGTCTAA